In Cellvibrio polysaccharolyticus, a genomic segment contains:
- a CDS encoding TIGR03013 family XrtA/PEP-CTERM system glycosyltransferase: protein MSYIRINKHFIHLPYLFLGIVEAILLMLAAWIALQINTFINTGALSWHIATEYPASVLVFSLVLSCCTLSMGVYTSMVQEGFASMVLRTLVSFFLLGSLSLFILNLVWPGGLFQQSQVFWGVVISTLMVLVARWIFIKAVDLRNLKRRVVIYGAGSKAKNLLDDLKPEMALLGVTIVGCIRSTNETVEVDPALVVEEPTDWLTFVRERQISEIVISPDERRRGSGEAFPLQQLLDCKLAGVPSSEAISFYERELGKIDIQLLRPSWMLFSDGFRYPKSQQLAKRLFDIVLASAFFAVLWPFMLLTAIAVRLESPGSVLYHQQRVGLNGKLFRIYKFRSMRQDAEVGGKAIWAQKNDARVTRVGAFIRNTRLDELPQLYNVLSGSMSFVGPRPERPEFVSDLSEQIPFYNIRHKVKPGLMGWAQLKYPYGASVEDAKNKLQYDLYYTKNHSFLMDMLIMIQTVEIILLGKGVH from the coding sequence TTGTCGTATATCCGTATTAATAAACACTTTATACACCTCCCTTATTTATTCCTGGGGATTGTTGAAGCAATACTGTTGATGCTGGCAGCCTGGATTGCCTTGCAGATCAACACATTCATCAACACCGGCGCACTGAGCTGGCACATTGCCACCGAGTATCCCGCCTCGGTTCTGGTGTTCTCGCTGGTGCTGAGTTGTTGCACTTTGTCCATGGGTGTTTACACGTCGATGGTGCAGGAAGGTTTTGCCAGTATGGTGTTGCGCACCCTGGTGAGTTTTTTCCTGTTGGGCAGCTTGTCGCTGTTCATCCTTAACCTGGTTTGGCCGGGCGGTCTTTTTCAGCAGAGCCAGGTTTTCTGGGGCGTTGTTATATCAACACTGATGGTGCTGGTTGCCCGTTGGATTTTCATCAAAGCGGTCGACTTGCGTAACCTCAAGCGCCGGGTAGTCATCTATGGTGCCGGCAGCAAGGCGAAAAATCTGCTGGACGATCTCAAGCCCGAGATGGCGTTGCTGGGTGTCACCATCGTTGGTTGTATTCGCAGCACCAATGAAACCGTGGAAGTTGATCCGGCGCTGGTCGTGGAAGAGCCGACCGACTGGCTCACTTTCGTGCGCGAACGCCAAATTTCCGAAATCGTTATCTCACCCGATGAGCGTCGTCGCGGCAGCGGTGAAGCGTTTCCTTTGCAGCAGTTGCTGGATTGCAAGCTGGCGGGTGTTCCTTCCAGTGAGGCCATCAGTTTTTACGAGCGCGAATTGGGCAAGATCGACATTCAGCTGTTGCGTCCCAGCTGGATGTTGTTTTCCGATGGTTTCCGCTACCCCAAATCCCAGCAGCTGGCCAAGCGATTGTTTGATATCGTATTGGCATCTGCCTTCTTTGCGGTGCTCTGGCCATTTATGCTGTTAACCGCGATTGCGGTGCGTCTCGAAAGCCCCGGTTCGGTGCTTTATCACCAGCAGCGGGTAGGTTTGAATGGCAAGCTGTTCCGTATTTATAAATTTCGCAGCATGCGTCAGGATGCTGAAGTGGGTGGCAAGGCTATCTGGGCTCAGAAAAACGATGCACGGGTTACCCGCGTAGGCGCCTTTATTCGTAACACCCGGCTGGACGAACTTCCCCAGCTTTACAACGTGTTGTCCGGTTCCATGAGCTTTGTGGGGCCGCGTCCCGAGCGTCCGGAGTTTGTCAGTGACCTGTCGGAGCAGATTCCTTTTTATAACATCCGTCACAAGGTCAAGCCCGGTCTGATGGGGTGGGCGCAATTAAAGTACCCTTACGGTGCTTCAGTAGAAGACGCCAAAAACAAACTGCAGTACGATCTGTATTACACCAAAAACCACAGCTTTTTGATGGATATGCTCATCATGATTCAAACCGTGGAAATTATTCTGCTTGGCAAAGGTGTGCACTGA
- a CDS encoding XrtA/PEP-CTERM system exopolysaccharide export protein yields MPTVSDAPVEDYLIGVGDSLHVNVWRNPELSLSVPVRPDGKISMPLVGDIQAADRTATALSRYIETRLNDYVRSPQVTVIISNPDSVDFQRRVRITGAVSTPQSLPYRSGMTVLDLVLLAGGTTDFASLNNARLYRKIGNEIKVYPIHLNDLINKGRLDTNYSLQPSDIITVPERNF; encoded by the coding sequence ATGCCGACTGTTTCGGACGCACCGGTGGAAGATTACCTGATCGGTGTTGGCGACTCCTTGCACGTTAACGTCTGGCGTAACCCCGAGTTGTCTCTTTCGGTACCGGTAAGGCCGGATGGCAAAATCTCCATGCCATTGGTGGGGGATATCCAGGCCGCTGACCGAACGGCGACGGCGCTGTCGCGTTACATTGAAACCCGCCTGAATGATTACGTGCGTAGCCCGCAGGTAACGGTCATTATCAGCAATCCGGACAGCGTTGACTTTCAGCGTCGTGTGCGGATTACCGGTGCCGTCTCCACGCCCCAATCGTTGCCCTATCGCAGTGGTATGACGGTATTGGATCTGGTATTGCTGGCGGGCGGCACCACCGACTTCGCCTCACTTAACAACGCCAGGCTTTACCGCAAAATAGGCAATGAAATAAAAGTGTATCCCATTCATCTGAATGACCTGATCAACAAAGGCCGTCTGGATACCAACTACAGCTTGCAGCCCTCTGACATCATTACTGTACCAGAGCGAAACTTCTGA
- a CDS encoding XrtA system polysaccharide chain length determinant, whose protein sequence is MDKSTIRDLLLAFKTELVRFRFPVVLFFILISFAVLAVGVFWPKHYTSGALLVADSSTIYEPLFKGRAPVTSIDRSEQAREIIYTRSILESAARQAGLLKDSATAKEVDQVVRDIRSGLSTRAEKNNYFRITYSSIHPDATFETLNAVVNVFIEDIARKKRDESLGAFNFIDAQVQSYKRQLEQAEEKLKIFTGQNTDGTEASVTNRIASLRNEIESLKISIEESKTRIATVQTQLSQEGQYQQAKGQIDELRQRRQGLVTQLENLLLLYQENYPDVISLRAQISELDNSIATLQASGEVFGNNDRVENPLYEELRKQQQAADLDLRSQQRRMESLSNLLEQEYERARRVAANRAELSDLTRDMKVIQDVYEEMLQRKESARVSMTLDIEGQGTSYRIQEPAAFPLKPSGLYFLHFAILGPILGLLASLGLLIVYVLLDPHIRSARALQQSLPEGMDVIGSIPHYNTPLGERLLRKDIIGLLLLSIIAIAAYAGFAVYWQFLRG, encoded by the coding sequence ATGGATAAATCGACCATTAGAGACCTTTTGCTGGCATTTAAAACGGAACTGGTTCGGTTCCGTTTTCCTGTGGTGCTGTTTTTTATATTGATCAGCTTCGCGGTGCTTGCCGTAGGGGTTTTTTGGCCAAAGCATTACACCAGTGGTGCCTTGTTGGTAGCGGATTCCAGCACTATCTATGAACCGCTGTTCAAGGGCCGTGCGCCAGTCACCTCCATTGATCGATCGGAGCAGGCCAGAGAAATTATTTATACCCGTAGCATTCTTGAGTCTGCTGCGCGGCAAGCCGGCTTGCTAAAAGACAGTGCAACCGCTAAAGAGGTCGATCAGGTCGTACGTGACATTCGCTCCGGATTAAGCACCCGTGCTGAAAAAAATAATTATTTTCGTATTACCTATTCCTCCATTCATCCCGACGCTACCTTTGAAACACTGAATGCTGTCGTCAATGTATTTATTGAAGATATCGCCAGAAAAAAGCGTGATGAAAGTCTGGGTGCCTTTAACTTTATTGATGCTCAGGTACAAAGTTATAAAAGGCAGCTTGAACAAGCTGAAGAAAAGTTGAAAATTTTTACCGGGCAGAATACCGATGGTACAGAAGCCAGTGTGACCAATAGAATTGCATCTCTGCGCAATGAAATTGAATCTTTGAAAATTTCAATTGAAGAAAGTAAAACCCGAATTGCTACCGTCCAAACGCAATTGAGTCAGGAAGGGCAGTATCAGCAAGCCAAAGGTCAGATCGATGAGTTACGCCAGCGCCGCCAGGGGCTTGTAACTCAACTGGAAAATCTCCTGTTGCTCTATCAGGAAAACTACCCTGATGTGATTTCCCTGCGTGCGCAGATTTCCGAGTTGGATAATTCCATTGCAACCTTGCAGGCCAGCGGCGAAGTGTTTGGCAATAATGATCGCGTAGAAAATCCTCTCTATGAAGAATTGCGTAAGCAACAGCAAGCAGCCGATCTGGATTTACGGTCGCAACAGCGTCGTATGGAATCGCTGAGTAATTTACTGGAGCAGGAATACGAGCGCGCGCGTCGCGTCGCGGCCAATCGCGCAGAATTGTCCGATCTGACCCGCGATATGAAAGTTATTCAGGATGTTTACGAAGAGATGTTGCAGCGTAAAGAATCGGCGCGTGTCTCCATGACCCTGGATATTGAAGGGCAGGGCACCAGCTACCGCATTCAGGAACCGGCTGCATTTCCTTTGAAACCCTCAGGTTTGTATTTTCTTCACTTCGCTATATTGGGGCCTATCCTTGGGTTGCTGGCTTCTTTAGGGCTTTTGATTGTTTACGTGTTGCTTGATCCGCATATTCGTTCGGCCCGAGCCTTGCAACAATCCTTACCCGAAGGCATGGATGTGATTGGTTCCATACCGCATTACAACACTCCGTTGGGTGAGCGCTTGTTACGTAAAGATATTATTGGGTTGCTGCTGTTAAGCATAATCGCTATTGCGGCCTATGCAGGTTTTGCTGTGTATTGGCAGTTTCTAAGAGGCTAG
- a CDS encoding CpsD/CapB family tyrosine-protein kinase — MMTDQDNDILPESQASEDVRLPAQNQIRKMRNTAFWTHEELYERKVVFAGMRQRDVLNAFREVRIRLLQKSQSDNIVVLVSSVADSGGSSFFAFNLAATFALDQHKTALYVDCNPYDSAAERYSVMPIDKGLTQYLTDYTVPLQKIIYPSGVERLRIIPSGGSSESAAEFFNSNRMATLVSEIKSRYPDRFIVLDAPSVQHSTEARILARYCDHALIVVPFGKNVTDDVLAAVDAVGRDRFSGFVFNH; from the coding sequence ATGATGACAGATCAAGACAACGATATTCTGCCGGAATCACAAGCGTCTGAAGACGTTCGCCTGCCGGCACAGAATCAAATCAGAAAAATGCGTAATACCGCCTTTTGGACGCACGAAGAACTTTACGAGCGCAAAGTAGTATTTGCCGGTATGCGCCAGCGTGATGTGCTGAATGCTTTCCGTGAAGTGCGCATTCGTCTGTTGCAAAAAAGCCAATCCGACAATATTGTGGTGCTGGTGTCTTCAGTTGCAGATTCAGGCGGTTCCAGTTTTTTTGCGTTCAATCTTGCAGCAACCTTTGCGCTTGATCAGCACAAAACGGCGTTATACGTGGACTGTAATCCCTATGATTCAGCAGCAGAACGCTACAGCGTTATGCCGATTGACAAGGGTTTAACGCAATACCTCACCGATTACACGGTACCGCTGCAAAAAATTATCTATCCCAGTGGTGTAGAGCGCTTGCGTATTATTCCATCGGGTGGGTCCAGTGAATCTGCCGCCGAATTTTTTAACTCCAATAGAATGGCGACGCTGGTGTCGGAAATCAAGTCTCGGTATCCGGATCGTTTCATCGTTCTCGACGCGCCTTCCGTTCAGCATTCAACCGAGGCGCGGATTCTCGCTCGCTATTGTGATCACGCATTGATCGTGGTGCCCTTTGGTAAAAATGTAACAGACGACGTGCTGGCAGCCGTGGATGCGGTAGGTAGAGATCGCTTCTCCGGCTTTGTGTTTAATCATTAA
- a CDS encoding porin family protein, which yields MKKTMLAAYCGSLLIALPAQALTRHVDAFVDLSTEYTDNANKTDLDPVSERQDRISLGGKGVYQNPLLDFTADYILSEYRYSEDSQPDRNMLEGQSTLYLGKNSKLLNLTVMHTRKGVLGAPEQLDLVRNYDEREIVSIYPGVQYLLTPVDMIFGYGIYTDTNYRRNNARDSRQEGAALGWMHKFSDIDSFSVNVSSAEITFPAAKDRSYRQDNAMLSYTSALRNLSYTVGVGYNWSEIDSTRDYSSPSYQADITYKNDTSGIRLYADRMITNTSMGDGHRFDPGNIDRGDVGSSEIDQMDRKNIDLQLYSNLFCNVCTVNLGFRWRNDDYLDLSEDNTETGVSLGFSYAISPRTKATLQFSKRKQDFSGGSRLPFDSDRQAFIISRDFHRDISVRLYVEQEKRVSDDSFNNYDELASGIGVRFNF from the coding sequence TTGAAGAAGACTATGCTGGCAGCATACTGCGGATCTTTGTTGATTGCTCTTCCGGCTCAGGCGTTGACCCGTCACGTTGATGCTTTTGTCGATCTTTCTACCGAATATACCGATAACGCCAATAAAACCGATCTCGACCCTGTCAGTGAACGACAGGATCGAATTTCATTAGGCGGGAAAGGCGTTTATCAAAATCCGCTGCTGGATTTTACTGCTGACTATATATTGTCAGAATACCGCTACAGTGAAGACTCCCAGCCTGATCGCAATATGCTCGAAGGGCAGTCAACGCTGTATCTCGGCAAAAACAGCAAGCTGCTCAATCTTACCGTCATGCACACTCGTAAAGGTGTATTAGGCGCACCTGAACAGCTGGATTTGGTGCGCAATTACGATGAACGTGAAATAGTTTCTATCTATCCGGGTGTGCAATATCTGTTAACGCCGGTAGATATGATTTTTGGTTACGGCATTTATACGGATACCAATTATCGTCGCAACAATGCGCGTGACTCCCGTCAGGAAGGCGCGGCCCTTGGCTGGATGCACAAGTTTTCTGACATAGATTCCTTCTCTGTCAATGTATCCAGCGCAGAGATCACTTTTCCTGCTGCAAAAGATCGAAGTTATCGGCAGGATAACGCCATGCTCAGTTATACCTCGGCATTGCGCAATCTCAGTTATACCGTCGGTGTCGGCTACAACTGGAGTGAGATAGATTCCACCCGGGATTACTCCAGCCCTTCCTATCAAGCTGACATTACCTATAAAAATGATACGTCCGGTATTCGGTTGTATGCAGACCGGATGATCACCAACACCTCCATGGGGGATGGGCACCGGTTTGACCCGGGTAATATTGATCGTGGTGATGTTGGCTCATCTGAAATCGACCAAATGGATAGAAAAAATATCGACCTGCAGCTTTATTCCAATTTATTTTGCAATGTTTGTACGGTCAACCTCGGCTTTCGTTGGCGGAACGATGATTACCTGGATTTATCAGAAGATAATACTGAGACAGGTGTCTCTCTGGGATTCTCTTACGCAATTTCACCGAGAACCAAAGCTACGCTGCAATTTAGCAAACGTAAGCAGGATTTTTCAGGTGGATCGCGGTTACCTTTTGATTCGGATAGGCAGGCATTTATTATCTCGCGTGATTTTCATAGAGATATCAGCGTACGTTTATATGTGGAACAGGAAAAACGCGTTTCAGACGATAGCTTCAACAATTACGATGAGTTGGCTTCCGGTATTGGTGTCCGGTTCAATTTTTAA
- a CDS encoding tetratricopeptide repeat protein: MMRKSAFLLSLVIALTACDNNGQDVQAEVNRYERSATAYQQQGQYRAAILEARNAIQLQPGNSAGYILLANIYNKIGVYASTRNLLEPLLEKHPEVFVELAEAYVEGRKFRSAINLLNSGNIRNLNENEQRRAYGIQARAYIALGDVEGFQKTLEKVKAIPGSEGQSAYLSAEFFMAQGNREKAAETLKAALQTGPDHLRSLILAGQIEFMENHLDAAEAHLTRALTLTANGDVLTAERATILDYLTQVLIQQGRTSEAYAYQRLLADSNNEGELLRKKYADALELYQQGKLEESAKLLQEIRSLSPTHTSAGTLLGLIQYQQGDNEEAVELFNQYLDTETASSSLIQAAAMAKYQSNNNIQDAIGLLRDAANRQPEDANIQASLGLALLEADPVSQQGADAIEKSLSLNPAQQRLRLALAKRQMTLGDKEGAIGQLETAYKTQPEDLAVQQTYLSTLLAEGRENRVDQEIQAFKKQYPDNVRGAFLEGWFRLHQKKYAEARSLFGKTLKNPDSPDRAIAYMGLAQTWERENQWAKAAEVWSEALTDMPGQIEGYSQWMNALEKSGNSQQAIPFLTKLEEKGAWQTSVMLSQLTFNDGNIEKAIEHIQLALEKSEHAGFVRNIAADLYNRLAIRDRSQGKIPEAKISFLKALEYNPSNINYLANLVDTELFTNNAQEANRLLDAFKPQEEDKAAWHYLKGLIHRAAEETGPSLEAFQTSWAVKPTESAAEAIFSAHQAAGNTAGRDEWLNEWLNKLPNSAKATLVKAMQYQQAGNLKEAEVWYQRSIEISADSVIAFNNLAWIYHEQKDKRALEYAKRAYDLAPQSPVILDTYGWMLVNAGSVKEGVAYLEQAEKIAPDNADVKEHLQKARQQL, translated from the coding sequence ATGATGCGTAAATCGGCATTTTTACTATCTTTGGTAATTGCTCTTACTGCTTGCGATAATAATGGCCAGGATGTACAGGCCGAAGTGAATCGTTACGAGCGATCGGCCACCGCTTACCAGCAGCAGGGGCAGTACCGTGCTGCTATTCTCGAAGCCCGAAATGCCATTCAACTGCAGCCAGGCAATTCGGCTGGTTATATTTTACTAGCCAATATTTACAACAAAATTGGCGTATACGCATCCACTCGAAATTTACTGGAACCTCTGCTGGAAAAACACCCCGAGGTTTTTGTAGAGTTGGCCGAAGCCTACGTTGAAGGAAGAAAATTCCGCTCTGCTATCAATCTTTTAAATTCAGGAAACATTCGAAATCTGAATGAAAACGAACAACGCCGTGCCTACGGTATACAGGCACGGGCTTATATTGCGCTGGGTGATGTCGAAGGTTTTCAAAAAACACTCGAAAAGGTTAAGGCAATTCCCGGCAGCGAAGGACAATCTGCCTATTTGAGTGCAGAGTTCTTTATGGCTCAAGGCAATCGGGAAAAAGCTGCAGAGACCTTGAAGGCTGCATTACAAACCGGGCCTGATCATTTACGCAGTCTGATTCTGGCTGGTCAGATTGAATTTATGGAAAACCATCTGGATGCTGCCGAGGCGCATTTAACGCGCGCACTTACGCTCACTGCTAATGGGGATGTGTTAACCGCCGAGCGAGCCACGATTCTTGATTATTTAACTCAGGTATTGATCCAGCAGGGCAGAACCAGTGAGGCCTATGCTTATCAACGATTATTGGCTGACTCCAATAACGAAGGTGAGTTGTTAAGAAAGAAATATGCGGATGCCCTGGAGTTGTATCAACAAGGAAAACTGGAAGAATCTGCCAAATTATTACAGGAAATTCGCTCGTTAAGCCCTACGCATACCAGTGCCGGAACCTTGTTAGGGCTCATCCAATATCAGCAAGGCGACAATGAAGAAGCTGTGGAGCTCTTCAATCAGTACCTTGACACAGAAACCGCCAGCTCTTCATTGATTCAAGCGGCGGCTATGGCAAAGTACCAAAGCAACAACAATATTCAGGATGCTATTGGTTTGCTGCGTGATGCCGCCAATCGCCAGCCCGAAGACGCCAATATCCAGGCCAGTTTGGGATTAGCTTTATTGGAAGCTGATCCGGTCAGCCAGCAAGGTGCTGATGCTATTGAAAAAAGCCTCTCTTTGAATCCGGCGCAACAACGCTTGCGACTGGCTTTGGCTAAACGTCAAATGACACTGGGCGATAAAGAGGGAGCTATAGGCCAGTTGGAAACGGCCTATAAAACCCAGCCTGAAGATCTCGCTGTGCAACAAACCTATTTGAGCACACTGCTGGCAGAAGGCAGAGAGAATCGGGTTGATCAGGAAATTCAGGCATTCAAAAAGCAGTACCCTGACAATGTGCGGGGCGCCTTCCTTGAAGGCTGGTTCCGGCTTCACCAAAAAAAATATGCCGAAGCTCGATCGTTATTCGGTAAAACGCTGAAAAATCCGGACAGCCCGGATCGTGCAATTGCTTATATGGGGTTGGCGCAAACCTGGGAGCGTGAAAACCAATGGGCAAAAGCTGCTGAGGTCTGGTCGGAAGCGTTGACTGATATGCCTGGTCAGATTGAGGGCTATTCACAATGGATGAATGCGCTGGAAAAGTCCGGCAACTCGCAACAAGCGATTCCTTTTCTAACCAAGCTTGAAGAAAAAGGCGCGTGGCAAACTTCGGTTATGCTTTCCCAGCTCACCTTTAACGACGGTAATATTGAAAAAGCCATTGAGCATATCCAGTTAGCATTGGAGAAAAGTGAGCATGCCGGTTTTGTCAGAAATATCGCTGCTGATCTTTATAATCGTTTAGCGATCCGTGACCGCTCCCAAGGGAAAATCCCCGAAGCCAAGATCAGCTTTTTGAAAGCGTTGGAATATAATCCATCCAATATTAATTATTTGGCTAACCTCGTAGACACAGAGCTGTTTACCAACAACGCTCAGGAAGCAAATCGCCTGCTTGATGCCTTTAAACCACAGGAAGAAGATAAAGCGGCCTGGCACTATTTAAAGGGGCTTATTCATCGTGCAGCAGAAGAAACCGGTCCATCGTTAGAAGCGTTTCAGACTTCATGGGCAGTAAAGCCGACTGAAAGTGCCGCAGAAGCTATCTTCTCTGCCCATCAGGCAGCAGGCAATACAGCTGGCAGAGACGAATGGCTGAATGAATGGCTGAATAAACTGCCGAATAGTGCCAAGGCTACTCTGGTTAAAGCCATGCAATATCAACAGGCCGGTAATCTGAAAGAGGCGGAAGTCTGGTATCAGCGCAGTATAGAAATTTCGGCAGATTCGGTCATTGCATTTAATAATCTTGCCTGGATCTACCATGAGCAAAAGGACAAGCGGGCACTTGAGTATGCCAAACGTGCATACGATCTTGCTCCGCAAAGTCCCGTGATTCTTGATACCTACGGTTGGATGTTGGTGAATGCAGGTAGTGTCAAGGAGGGGGTGGCGTATCTTGAGCAAGCCGAAAAAATTGCTCCCGATAATGCTGATGTTAAAGAACATCTTCAGAAAGCCCGGCAACAGTTGTAA